The following coding sequences lie in one Treponema sp. OMZ 790 genomic window:
- a CDS encoding ABC transporter permease, with translation MKKYILKRSFSAFITIIVVFTINFIIINIAPGNPIKTMMGKETDNIEQTKALEEKYGLNKPLYEQYFRYLKNISTGDLGISIIYNKPVSKMILEKIGPTILLVLTAAVISLLLGTAVGIVAARKEGGFIDVSLSGINYVLNALPSFWLALMLIILFSTKLKWLPTFGMTDPRAEYSGIKYVKDVIVHLILPITTLVLIELPLYFRIAKSSVLQVTNEDFVMTLRAVGMSEKKIFRKYIFKNAILPTITVFGISLAYLITGVALIEIVFAWPGTGRLVLNAINQRDYPVLMGIYLIMSIAIAVMMMVVDIVYAIVDPRIRY, from the coding sequence ATGAAAAAGTATATTTTGAAAAGGAGTTTTTCAGCTTTTATAACGATTATTGTCGTTTTTACCATTAATTTTATAATTATTAATATTGCCCCCGGCAATCCCATTAAGACTATGATGGGAAAAGAAACCGATAATATTGAGCAAACTAAAGCTCTTGAAGAAAAATATGGCTTAAACAAGCCTCTATATGAGCAATATTTCCGATATTTAAAAAATATTTCAACAGGAGATTTAGGAATTTCAATTATATACAATAAACCCGTTTCAAAAATGATTTTAGAGAAAATAGGGCCTACAATCCTTCTTGTACTTACAGCTGCAGTTATATCGCTTCTTCTTGGTACGGCTGTGGGAATAGTCGCTGCTCGAAAAGAAGGAGGTTTTATTGATGTAAGCTTATCGGGTATAAACTATGTTTTAAACGCTTTACCGTCTTTTTGGCTGGCATTAATGCTGATTATTTTATTTTCTACAAAATTGAAATGGCTGCCGACATTCGGAATGACCGACCCCAGAGCTGAGTATTCAGGAATTAAATATGTAAAAGATGTAATTGTCCACTTAATTTTACCTATAACAACTTTAGTATTAATAGAACTTCCGCTATATTTCAGAATTGCAAAATCTTCAGTTCTACAAGTAACAAATGAAGATTTTGTTATGACATTAAGGGCTGTGGGAATGAGTGAAAAGAAGATTTTTAGAAAATATATTTTTAAAAATGCAATTTTACCTACAATTACTGTTTTCGGCATATCTTTGGCATATTTAATTACAGGTGTAGCTCTTATCGAAATTGTTTTTGCATGGCCGGGAACGGGAAGGCTTGTATTAAATGCCATTAATCAAAGAGATTATCCCGTTTTAATGGGTATTTATCTCATTATGAGTATTGCAATCGCTGTTATGATGATGGTTGTAGATATTGTGTATGCAATAGTAGATCCCAGAATCAGGTATTAA
- a CDS encoding ABC transporter substrate-binding protein codes for MKKIIFAALFLLLASTLVFAAGSSEKESKELSGKTLNVVATSAYKELFDAFTAKTNVKVEFLSMSSGEVLARTRAEGKSMADVWFGGGIDAFMAAKADGLLENYISPNSKDIPAQYKDPDGAWIAKGITVVGFIGNKDVLAEKNLPMPKTWAELADPKYKGEVIMSDPSISGTNYGAVKGLLDLFGEEKGWAYWEKINANIPFLGKRGKDPQEKTAQGEFAVGIIPADEKAFKLADDKNLIVVYPEDGIPWVPEGTAIFKSCPNLDAAKAFIDFMLTKEAQEIIARLDGKDSAQIVKPGIKGLSLGLPKDKLIKEDLSSFGKDRQRILDKFASLRPKN; via the coding sequence ATGAAAAAAATTATTTTTGCTGCACTATTTTTATTGCTTGCAAGTACCCTTGTATTTGCAGCCGGTTCTTCCGAAAAAGAATCAAAGGAACTTTCGGGAAAAACATTGAACGTGGTTGCAACAAGTGCTTACAAGGAACTCTTTGATGCATTTACTGCAAAAACAAACGTAAAAGTTGAATTTCTTTCGATGTCGAGCGGAGAGGTTTTAGCAAGAACAAGGGCAGAGGGCAAATCGATGGCTGATGTTTGGTTCGGAGGCGGAATTGATGCCTTTATGGCAGCAAAGGCCGACGGCCTTTTGGAAAACTATATTTCTCCCAACTCTAAAGATATTCCTGCACAATATAAGGATCCGGACGGAGCTTGGATTGCAAAAGGCATTACCGTTGTAGGCTTTATCGGAAACAAGGATGTCTTAGCCGAAAAAAATCTTCCCATGCCAAAAACTTGGGCTGAGCTTGCCGATCCCAAATACAAGGGAGAGGTTATTATGAGTGATCCTTCAATTTCGGGTACGAATTACGGCGCTGTAAAAGGCTTACTCGATCTTTTCGGCGAAGAAAAAGGCTGGGCTTATTGGGAAAAAATAAACGCAAATATTCCTTTTTTGGGAAAGAGAGGAAAGGATCCGCAAGAAAAAACAGCTCAGGGTGAATTTGCAGTTGGCATTATTCCTGCAGATGAAAAAGCTTTTAAACTTGCAGACGATAAAAACCTAATTGTAGTATATCCCGAAGACGGAATCCCATGGGTACCGGAAGGAACTGCAATCTTTAAATCATGTCCGAATCTTGATGCGGCAAAGGCTTTTATCGATTTTATGCTTACAAAAGAGGCTCAGGAAATTATCGCAAGGCTTGACGGAAAAGATTCCGCTCAAATTGTAAAGCCGGGCATTAAGGGGCTTTCATTAGGCTTGCCGAAAGATAAGCTAATAAAGGAAGATTTAAGCAGCTTCGGAAAAGACAGGCAAAGAATCTTAGATAAATTTGCTTCGTTAAGACCGAAAAACTAA
- a CDS encoding ABC transporter permease yields MKIEKIRELCKASYSDKQMRLGLICLFVLLVIIAFASQITNFNPYEYGDDILSGLGENGHILGTNHMGQDVFSMIVYGTATSLKVAVISALISGILGVIIGGIAGFFGGKVDQIISECINIFMMLPTFFLILLIIALFGSSIYNVMVVIGITTWPSNAKLMRAQALSIRERTYVKSAKALGENNRQILFKYIIPNGIFPVIANTTVGMSNAILTEAGLSFLGLGDPNIISWGQMIYQGKPYITTAWWISTFAGIGIVVTVTTFYLLGDGLNHILNPKNISSGGR; encoded by the coding sequence ATGAAAATCGAAAAAATACGGGAACTGTGTAAAGCTTCTTATTCCGATAAGCAAATGCGGTTGGGTCTAATCTGTCTTTTCGTACTGTTGGTAATCATAGCATTTGCATCTCAGATTACAAATTTTAATCCTTATGAGTATGGAGATGATATTCTATCCGGCTTAGGAGAAAATGGGCATATTTTAGGAACCAACCATATGGGGCAAGATGTTTTCAGTATGATTGTTTACGGAACAGCGACATCATTAAAAGTTGCGGTCATTTCAGCCTTAATATCGGGAATCCTCGGCGTAATAATCGGCGGGATAGCAGGATTTTTTGGAGGAAAAGTAGATCAAATAATATCCGAATGTATAAATATTTTTATGATGCTCCCCACTTTCTTTTTAATTCTATTGATTATAGCTCTTTTCGGGAGCAGCATTTATAATGTAATGGTGGTTATCGGAATTACAACATGGCCGAGTAATGCAAAATTAATGCGAGCTCAAGCCCTTTCGATACGCGAACGCACATATGTTAAGTCAGCAAAAGCTCTCGGAGAAAATAACAGGCAAATTTTATTTAAATATATTATTCCGAATGGCATCTTTCCCGTAATTGCGAACACTACGGTCGGAATGTCTAATGCTATTTTAACTGAAGCAGGTCTTTCTTTTTTAGGATTGGGAGATCCGAATATTATCTCATGGGGGCAAATGATATATCAGGGAAAGCCATATATCACAACCGCATGGTGGATATCGACATTTGCAGGGATAGGGATCGTAGTAACGGTAACTACATTTTATCTTTTAGGTGACGGATTAAATCATATCTTAAACCCGAAAAACATATCAAGCGGAGGCAGGTAA
- a CDS encoding TetR/AcrR family transcriptional regulator, whose translation MPKSTFLKLSDERKEKLRKIIYNVFIKKDYESISIRDLVKEMDISIGSFYKYFDDKAEMYLFFFSEIEKKIFDEEKRRNASFFYPAKLLDLHEILTQEEIDFSSSWLNVPEEVLYRFYFKGHAKQLYRSILDELIEMQQKSQLNPNIKANIAYHIIITSMFSFMLYIKENKIMDKKDFFSRKTTYYQTVILPGILSEKYYKQKYSKNAIKSEIIL comes from the coding sequence ATGCCTAAATCCACTTTTTTAAAATTATCCGATGAACGGAAAGAAAAATTACGTAAAATTATATATAATGTGTTTATAAAAAAAGATTATGAATCTATTTCAATAAGAGATTTAGTAAAAGAAATGGATATATCCATAGGTAGTTTTTATAAATATTTTGATGATAAGGCGGAAATGTACCTATTTTTCTTCTCTGAGATAGAAAAGAAAATTTTTGACGAGGAAAAAAGACGGAATGCGTCTTTTTTTTATCCGGCGAAACTGCTTGATCTGCATGAAATTTTGACTCAGGAAGAGATAGATTTCAGTTCTTCATGGTTGAATGTTCCCGAAGAAGTATTGTATAGATTTTATTTTAAAGGACATGCGAAACAGCTTTATCGCTCAATTCTTGATGAGCTTATCGAAATGCAGCAAAAGTCGCAGCTTAATCCGAATATTAAGGCAAATATAGCATACCATATAATAATTACGTCAATGTTCAGTTTTATGTTATACATAAAAGAAAATAAAATCATGGATAAGAAAGATTTCTTTAGTAGAAAAACAACTTATTATCAAACGGTAATTTTACCGGGTATATTATCCGAAAAATATTATAAGCAAAAATATTCTAAAAATGCAATAAAAAGTGAGATTATATTATAA